In the genome of Fulvivirga maritima, one region contains:
- a CDS encoding AAA domain-containing protein: protein MTDDFKHLAALLKKEKEEDLLQYKLKMTGTSFNERRKQGVCWYPVFLDRTKFDAGERLVVKVSRPKEHTESHMFSSGKLVSLFSTAGDNSETEETVSGVVNYVNKQEMMITLNHDFAPDWLRDGNLGVQLLFDESSYREMEKVLKYLAKTDSGRINQLKKILLGGSEAGFKKLDQLNSPGLNPSQNDALNLVNRAQDVAIIHGPPGTGKTTTLIEAILQTLKQERQTLVCAPSNAAVDLLVEKLGEHGVNVLRIGHPARVTEETLSKTLDVKVAHHPDYKELKNLKRKAEEYRSLGKKYKRNFGHAERQQRRMLLDEARSLKDDADQLSYYITNDILNKSQVIACTLVGASNNVIKGISFNTVFIDEAAQALEPACWIPIIKAERVIFAGDHQQLPPTIKSFQAAKEGLEVTLFEKAIKNNKADVMLKEQYRMHTDIMNFSSSIFYNNELIANKNVASWTVFEGDLAVEFIDTAGCGYFEQVDPESKSSFNKEEAELLGTHLKQYIEQIEAVGKIDEVESVGVIAPYKAQTGALVDHLLDNKHLPESIIDKTDINTIDSFQGQERDIIYITLVRSNEKGEIGFLSNTRRMNVAMTRARKKLVVIGDSATIGQHEFYAAFLDYVNEIGAYKSAFEYIY from the coding sequence ATGACTGACGATTTCAAACACCTGGCAGCGCTCCTTAAAAAGGAAAAGGAAGAGGATCTGCTGCAGTATAAACTAAAAATGACGGGCACTTCTTTTAATGAAAGAAGGAAGCAAGGCGTGTGTTGGTATCCTGTGTTTTTAGACCGAACCAAGTTTGATGCAGGAGAAAGATTGGTAGTGAAAGTCTCCCGACCCAAGGAGCATACTGAGTCTCACATGTTTTCATCAGGAAAGTTAGTAAGTCTGTTTTCTACCGCAGGGGATAACAGTGAGACTGAAGAGACTGTAAGCGGAGTGGTTAATTATGTGAATAAGCAGGAAATGATGATCACGCTTAACCATGATTTTGCTCCTGACTGGCTGAGAGATGGGAATTTGGGCGTGCAGCTCCTATTTGATGAGAGTTCTTATCGGGAAATGGAAAAGGTGTTGAAATACCTGGCTAAAACCGATTCAGGCAGAATAAATCAGTTAAAGAAAATACTCCTTGGTGGTAGTGAGGCGGGGTTTAAGAAATTAGATCAGCTTAACAGCCCGGGTCTAAACCCAAGCCAAAATGATGCTCTCAATTTAGTGAACAGAGCGCAGGATGTAGCCATAATCCATGGCCCTCCGGGAACTGGTAAAACTACTACGCTCATAGAAGCCATACTTCAAACGCTCAAGCAAGAGCGGCAAACGCTGGTTTGTGCGCCTAGTAATGCTGCGGTAGATTTATTGGTAGAAAAGCTGGGCGAACATGGCGTAAATGTGTTGCGCATTGGTCATCCGGCCAGGGTTACGGAAGAAACACTCAGTAAAACGCTAGATGTGAAGGTGGCGCATCATCCGGATTATAAAGAGCTGAAAAACTTAAAGAGAAAGGCCGAAGAATACCGAAGTCTGGGTAAGAAATACAAACGCAATTTTGGCCATGCCGAAAGACAGCAGCGCCGTATGTTGTTAGATGAAGCTCGCAGCCTTAAAGATGATGCCGATCAGCTGAGTTATTATATTACCAATGATATTTTAAATAAGTCTCAGGTGATAGCTTGTACACTGGTTGGAGCCAGTAACAATGTTATCAAAGGTATTTCTTTCAATACAGTTTTTATTGATGAAGCTGCTCAGGCACTGGAGCCCGCTTGCTGGATTCCCATCATTAAAGCTGAAAGAGTGATATTTGCGGGAGATCATCAGCAGTTGCCGCCTACCATAAAATCATTCCAGGCAGCGAAAGAGGGACTGGAAGTCACCCTTTTTGAAAAGGCCATTAAAAATAATAAGGCCGATGTAATGCTCAAAGAGCAATATAGAATGCATACTGATATTATGAATTTCTCCAGTAGCATTTTTTATAATAATGAACTCATAGCCAATAAAAATGTGGCTTCCTGGACGGTTTTTGAAGGAGACCTTGCCGTAGAATTTATAGATACTGCGGGTTGTGGATATTTTGAACAGGTAGATCCGGAAAGCAAAAGTTCTTTTAATAAGGAAGAAGCTGAATTACTCGGTACACATCTGAAGCAATATATTGAGCAAATAGAGGCTGTTGGTAAAATTGATGAGGTGGAAAGTGTGGGGGTAATAGCGCCTTATAAAGCACAAACCGGTGCGTTAGTAGATCACCTATTAGACAATAAACATTTGCCGGAATCAATTATTGATAAAACAGATATTAATACCATCGACTCATTTCAGGGGCAGGAAAGAGACATTATTTACATTACCCTGGTAAGGTCTAACGAGAAGGGCGAAATAGGCTTTTTGTCAAATACCCGTAGAATGAATGTGGCTATGACCAGAGCTCGTAAGAAGCTGGTAGTAATAGGAGACAGTGCTACCATCGGTCAGCATGAGTTTTATGCGGCCTTTTTAGACTATGTAAATGAAATTGGCGCCTATAAAAGTGCCTTTGAATATATTTATTAA
- a CDS encoding type II toxin-antitoxin system RelE/ParE family toxin, with translation MNYSVSIAEAAEADIREAFLWYQDKNDNLGLRFEKHILKAVESIRSNPFKTQIRYDSIRVFFLKKFPFGIHFRVNEATNSILILAVFHTSKDSKKWKMEK, from the coding sequence GTGAACTACTCTGTTTCTATTGCCGAGGCTGCTGAAGCAGATATCCGAGAAGCGTTTCTTTGGTACCAAGACAAAAACGATAATCTAGGGCTTCGTTTCGAAAAGCATATTTTAAAAGCCGTAGAAAGCATCCGCAGTAACCCTTTTAAAACTCAAATTCGGTATGACAGCATCCGGGTTTTCTTCTTGAAAAAATTCCCATTTGGCATTCATTTTAGAGTGAATGAAGCCACAAATTCCATCCTTATCCTTGCGGTATTTCACACGTCAAAAGACTCCAAAAAGTGGAAAATGGAAAAATAA
- a CDS encoding IS3 family transposase, translating to MFRFIKEYNHRFGVERMCKVLKVSRSGFYNWSNRRPSMRKLENEKVSAYIRTIHSNSRGRYGSPKITEELRDLGWRISRPRVARIMRNQGIRSIICRKFRGTTTQSRHNYPVAKNLLNRDFQANLPGHKWVSDITYIPTGQGWMYLTIIMDLYDRKIIGWSLSRSMACHDTIWPAWRMALINRPITNQLIFHSDRGVQYATYSFSDHLKSKGIQQSMSRKGNCWDNAVAENFFKILKSELVKHTNFYSILQAKNDLFEFIEIWYNRKRKHSYLGYKTPEQFNNHNYSKCA from the coding sequence ATATTCCGGTTCATAAAGGAATACAACCACAGATTTGGTGTTGAGAGGATGTGTAAAGTACTTAAAGTCAGTAGAAGTGGTTTCTATAATTGGAGCAACAGAAGGCCATCAATGAGAAAGTTGGAGAATGAAAAGGTATCCGCATATATCAGGACTATACACAGCAATAGCAGAGGAAGGTATGGTAGCCCGAAGATCACCGAGGAGTTACGAGACCTGGGTTGGCGTATCTCTCGCCCCAGAGTGGCCAGGATCATGCGTAACCAGGGCATTAGAAGTATTATTTGCAGAAAGTTCAGAGGAACTACCACCCAATCAAGACACAACTATCCAGTAGCTAAAAACCTATTAAACAGAGATTTTCAGGCAAACCTTCCGGGGCATAAATGGGTCTCTGATATTACATACATCCCCACTGGTCAAGGTTGGATGTATTTAACCATCATTATGGATTTGTACGATCGAAAGATTATAGGATGGTCATTGAGTAGGTCTATGGCGTGCCATGATACAATATGGCCAGCCTGGAGAATGGCTTTAATTAATAGGCCAATAACAAACCAATTAATATTTCATTCCGACCGGGGAGTGCAGTATGCCACCTATTCTTTTTCAGATCACCTCAAAAGTAAGGGTATACAACAAAGCATGAGTAGAAAAGGTAATTGCTGGGATAATGCTGTGGCAGAAAACTTCTTTAAGATACTGAAGTCAGAACTGGTCAAACATACCAATTTCTATAGTATTCTTCAGGCCAAGAATGACCTGTTCGAATTTATAGAAATATGGTATAATAGAAAAAGAAAACATTCGTACTTAGGATATAAGACGCCTGAACAATTTAATAACCATAACTATTCAAAATGTGCTTAA
- a CDS encoding IS1595 family transposase: MDIFSFTTHFSDEQSCREHFKGERDKLGVICHRCGHDQHYWIKSRWSYECKACRSRTSLRSGTIMQDSNLSFLVWYKTMFLMSVTKKGFSSKEIQKQLGLKRYEPVWAMVHKLRKAMGNRDSRYTLEGMIEMDEGYFTVESTEIEKNKGKRGRGAAGKQNVAVMAESTPLEDLETGKKERQCRYFKAKVLKGHSSQEVDHVLQSSIDEQSIVFSDQSTSYVNIADYIELHITEKSNKQTTNETLKWVHITISNAKRTFLGNYHKIKGKYLQLYLDEFVYKLNRRYFGDKLFDRLVIANITAYD; encoded by the coding sequence ATGGATATATTCAGTTTCACTACCCACTTCAGTGATGAACAATCATGCAGAGAGCATTTTAAAGGAGAACGAGACAAGTTAGGAGTTATATGTCACCGTTGCGGTCATGATCAGCATTATTGGATAAAAAGCCGATGGAGCTATGAGTGTAAAGCTTGCCGAAGTAGAACTTCTTTACGTAGCGGCACGATCATGCAAGACTCTAACCTTTCTTTTCTGGTTTGGTACAAAACAATGTTTTTAATGAGTGTTACCAAAAAAGGTTTTTCCAGCAAGGAGATTCAGAAGCAATTGGGATTGAAACGATATGAGCCCGTATGGGCAATGGTTCATAAACTGAGAAAAGCCATGGGAAATCGAGATTCCAGATACACTTTAGAGGGAATGATTGAGATGGATGAGGGCTATTTTACAGTGGAATCAACTGAGATCGAGAAGAATAAAGGGAAAAGAGGTAGAGGAGCGGCAGGAAAACAAAATGTAGCAGTAATGGCTGAATCTACTCCTTTAGAAGACTTGGAAACAGGAAAAAAAGAACGCCAATGTCGTTATTTCAAAGCTAAAGTACTTAAAGGCCACAGTTCACAGGAAGTAGATCATGTATTACAATCATCCATTGATGAACAAAGTATTGTTTTTTCAGACCAAAGCACTTCCTATGTTAACATTGCTGATTATATAGAGCTTCACATTACTGAGAAATCTAATAAGCAAACCACTAACGAGACACTTAAATGGGTGCATATCACCATTAGCAATGCCAAAAGAACATTTCTAGGGAACTACCATAAGATTAAAGGAAAGTACCTTCAATTGTATCTCGATGAGTTTGTTTACAAACTCAATAGACGATACTTTGGTGATAAGCTCTTTGATAGGCTCGTTATAGCTAACATTACAGCATATGACTAA
- a CDS encoding sodium:solute symporter family protein encodes MILEPVDWLFIIAFFAVSLFIGIWVARQAGSSVSEFFLSGREMPWWLLGVSMVATTFSADTPNLVTDIVRENGVSGNWEWWAFLLTGMLTVFVYSKLWRRSEVLTDLEFYEMRYSGKTAAFLRGFRAIYLGVFFNIMIMATVCLAAIKIGGVLLDLTPVQTLLIASVVTVIYSSLGGLKGVLITDFVQFIIAMIGSVWASYVIINLPEVGGLSNMLSHEVVATKLDILPDFTKTETLVPLFVIPLAVQWWSVWYPGAEPGGGGYIAQRMLSAKDEKNAIGATLFFNVAHYALRPWPWILIALASLIVFPNLESIQAAFPNVAPGIIKNDLAYPAMLTYLPHGLLGVVIASLIAAFMSTISTHLNWGSSYVVNDFYKRFVNPESSDKALVNVGRISTVVLMVFSAILALYLENAIQAFRILLTIGAGTGLIFILRWFWWRINAFTELAGMFISFFMAIYFELIHEAIGFAPLAGWERLIIGVAVTTVVWLIVTFLTRETDMKQLVQFYVKVRPAGPGWAKVKKAVAEEGIIIEKEKHSLTLEILSVFIGTIAVFSALFATGYFIYGRTSVAIILTLISAAGFGWLIYMWKKLSS; translated from the coding sequence ATGATACTAGAACCCGTTGATTGGCTCTTCATAATTGCTTTTTTTGCTGTCTCTCTTTTTATTGGTATCTGGGTAGCCCGACAGGCTGGCTCCAGCGTATCAGAATTTTTTCTCTCTGGTCGTGAAATGCCCTGGTGGCTCCTGGGGGTATCTATGGTGGCCACCACCTTTTCTGCTGACACCCCGAACCTAGTAACAGACATAGTAAGAGAAAATGGTGTTTCAGGAAACTGGGAATGGTGGGCCTTTTTGCTCACCGGCATGCTCACCGTGTTTGTATACTCCAAGCTATGGCGCCGCTCCGAAGTGCTTACCGACCTTGAGTTTTATGAGATGCGATATAGCGGCAAAACAGCGGCTTTTCTGAGAGGCTTTAGAGCCATTTATCTGGGTGTGTTTTTCAATATCATGATTATGGCCACCGTGTGCCTCGCCGCCATTAAAATTGGAGGCGTGCTGCTAGACCTTACTCCGGTACAAACCTTATTAATAGCTTCAGTAGTAACGGTAATATATAGCTCCCTTGGTGGACTAAAAGGGGTATTGATCACTGATTTTGTTCAATTTATTATAGCTATGATTGGCTCTGTATGGGCCTCTTACGTAATCATAAACTTACCCGAGGTAGGCGGACTCAGCAACATGCTTTCTCATGAGGTAGTAGCCACTAAGCTAGACATATTGCCTGACTTCACTAAAACAGAAACGCTGGTTCCTCTTTTTGTAATACCACTAGCCGTACAGTGGTGGAGCGTTTGGTACCCGGGAGCAGAACCTGGCGGTGGTGGCTATATAGCACAGCGTATGCTTTCTGCCAAAGATGAGAAAAATGCTATCGGTGCCACTTTGTTTTTTAACGTAGCACACTACGCCCTAAGACCGTGGCCCTGGATATTGATAGCACTGGCCTCTTTAATAGTATTTCCTAACCTGGAGTCTATTCAGGCAGCATTTCCTAATGTAGCACCGGGCATCATTAAAAATGATTTGGCCTATCCTGCCATGCTCACTTATCTGCCGCATGGCTTGCTGGGAGTGGTTATAGCTTCATTAATTGCTGCATTTATGTCTACCATATCCACGCACCTTAACTGGGGTTCCAGTTATGTGGTTAACGATTTTTATAAACGCTTTGTGAACCCCGAGAGCTCAGATAAGGCTTTAGTAAACGTAGGCAGAATATCTACGGTAGTGCTGATGGTATTTTCGGCCATACTAGCGCTCTATTTAGAAAACGCCATTCAGGCTTTCAGAATATTGCTCACCATAGGAGCAGGAACGGGACTCATCTTTATTTTAAGGTGGTTTTGGTGGCGAATTAATGCCTTCACCGAACTAGCAGGCATGTTTATATCCTTTTTTATGGCTATCTATTTTGAGCTTATTCATGAGGCCATTGGCTTTGCTCCACTAGCTGGCTGGGAAAGACTAATAATAGGTGTAGCCGTAACTACTGTGGTCTGGTTGATTGTAACTTTCCTAACTAGAGAAACTGACATGAAACAACTGGTTCAGTTCTATGTAAAAGTACGGCCAGCAGGCCCGGGCTGGGCTAAAGTAAAAAAAGCTGTAGCTGAAGAAGGAATTATTATAGAAAAAGAAAAGCACAGTTTAACCCTTGAGATTCTAAGTGTATTCATAGGAACCATAGCCGTATTTAGTGCCCTGTTCGCCACTGGCTATTTTATCTATGGCAGAACGAGCGTAGCCATTATACTCACTCTAATTTCTGCTGCCGGCTTCGGATGGCTGATTTATATGTGGAAGAAATTATCAAGTTAG
- a CDS encoding Ig-like domain-containing protein, which produces MKVTYSVLLVFAVLFGTKVQAQEFIFPSDPDWNILEEGDSLSFTLKVEGDTSYDYKFSVYGDRGLELHLDSLGNFNWVPSYDLVDRVTEKQEFSVIFEAISSTGNKIRKEIPFTVMHKNRPPSIGELPVFYVRQYSENEFNLKQLDQINDPDDDPIVFKSILSEMPEGASLSELGIFSWKPSRNQFRSIRREHLKVHFLVQDQPEKSETMGTLIIAPTQLDLPPEILMVPNDTLVTMKEDEVLNLNFYVSDPNGDDNIRDVSFVSNDLRIPKSGLTSNTATQWEFTWTPGYDFVGEQERSVTVEIVFYVLDESNKRAEKSLKVEVLDTENLEQKDKRLYAKYKTMLIQTMDMIDQLDENQKNLNKQLKRAKKGKRHRSIVNASLGAVTGISPVFMEDNSKDYVTGVGGTAVLTLGTLEATEVLGKSKDDILERLKLNIDIRNALQAEGDQFARKYALRSQRRDKNFFNDVDKLKAQLNNKKMILLELDASWENPTKPSDKNLKKQFPDFNNEGFED; this is translated from the coding sequence ATGAAAGTAACTTATTCGGTCTTATTGGTTTTCGCTGTATTATTTGGTACAAAGGTTCAAGCTCAGGAGTTTATTTTCCCCAGTGACCCAGACTGGAATATACTAGAAGAAGGAGACTCCCTATCTTTTACATTGAAAGTGGAAGGAGATACCAGTTATGATTATAAATTCTCTGTTTATGGAGATCGTGGATTAGAGCTACATTTAGATTCTCTAGGAAATTTCAACTGGGTGCCATCTTATGATTTGGTAGATCGGGTAACGGAGAAACAAGAGTTTAGCGTAATATTTGAAGCCATTTCCAGTACAGGAAATAAAATAAGGAAAGAAATTCCCTTTACAGTTATGCATAAAAACAGGCCGCCATCTATTGGTGAGCTGCCCGTGTTTTATGTAAGACAGTACTCAGAAAATGAGTTCAATCTCAAGCAGCTGGACCAAATCAATGATCCTGATGATGATCCTATTGTTTTCAAATCTATTTTATCAGAAATGCCCGAAGGAGCATCACTTTCTGAGTTAGGAATATTTAGCTGGAAACCATCTAGAAATCAGTTTAGAAGCATAAGAAGAGAACATTTAAAAGTGCATTTTCTGGTGCAGGATCAGCCAGAAAAATCAGAAACAATGGGTACGCTTATCATAGCACCTACTCAGCTGGATTTACCTCCAGAAATACTCATGGTACCGAATGACACCTTAGTAACCATGAAGGAAGATGAAGTGCTTAACCTTAATTTTTACGTTTCTGATCCTAATGGTGATGATAATATCAGAGATGTATCCTTTGTGTCTAATGACTTGAGAATCCCTAAAAGTGGACTTACCAGTAATACCGCTACGCAGTGGGAGTTCACCTGGACTCCGGGCTATGACTTTGTGGGAGAGCAAGAGCGTTCTGTAACTGTAGAGATCGTTTTTTATGTGTTAGACGAAAGTAATAAAAGAGCAGAGAAAAGTCTGAAGGTGGAGGTGCTTGACACTGAGAACCTGGAGCAGAAAGATAAAAGGCTTTATGCCAAATATAAAACTATGCTTATCCAGACCATGGATATGATTGATCAGCTAGACGAAAATCAGAAGAATCTTAACAAGCAGCTGAAGAGAGCCAAGAAAGGCAAAAGACACAGATCTATTGTTAACGCATCTTTAGGAGCGGTTACTGGTATTAGCCCTGTGTTTATGGAAGACAATAGCAAAGACTATGTTACCGGAGTAGGCGGTACGGCCGTACTTACCTTGGGTACGCTGGAGGCTACTGAAGTATTAGGTAAGTCAAAAGATGATATTCTGGAAAGACTAAAACTAAATATTGACATCAGAAATGCATTACAGGCAGAAGGTGATCAATTTGCCAGAAAATATGCTTTGCGCTCTCAAAGAAGAGATAAGAACTTTTTTAATGATGTTGATAAGCTGAAAGCACAGCTTAATAATAAGAAGATGATCCTGCTGGAACTGGATGCCAGCTGGGAAAACCCTACAAAACCCTCAGATAAGAACCTGAAAAAGCAGTTTCCTGATTTTAACAATGAAGGATTTGAAGACTAG
- a CDS encoding right-handed parallel beta-helix repeat-containing protein, translating into MKKVFTLICLASVLLFNCSEENVSPDTKEVSAAGATYNVSSESALRSAVANAQPGDQINVTGTIYLTQTLELANSGTSSAKINLTGNGTYRTINCSGVSGWGIKCNASYWNISWLNIEYAGDCGLVFQYGGYNWVNKLRTRGCGDSGLQIYNSSHHNSINYSTSYDNYDAGNGGENADGFACKLSAGQGNQFYKCNAYNNSDDGWDLYGQPYTVVMNHCLARDNGYGSNGDGNGFKLGSAGQNVPHTVTNCTSNNNLSWGYDGNGNTGHITLTNSGGSGNGKGLFTRIY; encoded by the coding sequence ATGAAAAAAGTATTCACATTAATTTGTCTAGCAAGTGTATTGCTATTCAATTGTTCAGAAGAGAATGTTTCTCCTGATACTAAAGAAGTGTCTGCTGCAGGCGCTACTTATAATGTATCCTCTGAATCCGCACTACGGTCTGCTGTGGCTAATGCGCAGCCTGGAGATCAAATTAACGTTACTGGTACTATTTACTTAACCCAGACTCTGGAGCTTGCCAATAGTGGTACATCAAGTGCTAAGATCAACCTTACAGGAAATGGAACTTACCGAACCATTAACTGCTCGGGCGTAAGTGGCTGGGGTATTAAGTGCAATGCCAGCTACTGGAATATTTCCTGGCTAAATATAGAATACGCCGGTGATTGCGGATTGGTATTTCAATACGGAGGCTACAACTGGGTTAATAAATTACGAACCCGTGGTTGTGGAGATTCCGGTCTACAAATCTATAACAGCTCTCATCATAACAGTATTAATTATTCCACTTCATATGATAACTATGATGCAGGTAATGGTGGTGAAAATGCTGATGGTTTTGCTTGTAAACTTTCTGCCGGCCAAGGCAACCAGTTCTACAAATGTAACGCTTATAATAACTCAGATGATGGCTGGGATCTTTACGGTCAGCCTTATACTGTAGTTATGAATCACTGCCTGGCCAGAGATAATGGTTATGGATCTAATGGAGATGGCAACGGTTTTAAATTAGGTAGTGCTGGACAAAACGTGCCACATACCGTGACTAATTGTACTTCAAATAACAACCTTTCTTGGGGGTATGATGGTAATGGAAATACAGGCCACATTACATTAACTAATAGCGGTGGCTCAGGTAACGGTAAAGGCTTGTTTACAAGAATTTATTAA
- a CDS encoding T9SS type A sorting domain-containing protein: MPLRVSSIGVILLLIILLPQWTAAQNSRVGEWISCSKVQTVNRKPSTAVSEEITVGNFRAVTLYSPAEALPAIKSVLSKWNAQVTTNTPIKISLEWAETGNFMALTRPSSFIRNFSTNTPNNIWYPIALAEKLAGKELNNPDDFEIEIKLNAGINWYFGIDGKCDSNQIDLYTILLHEITHGMGFISSAEQTPEGVIFSTDESFSVFDRLLMTGDHTRLINYESPQLLEDLLSEGDIFISNTSDNDSYWKCYSPITFSSGVSLSHWDHDENTSNTLMRPFFDPGTYFHEIDERTNHVLKSIGWDQTESSLITAFPNPANDVINLKWPPYLDKIDLKIYNSQGLLILSQKLNNTPHEKATVQVSLLDQGMYFMHVQSADFRVNKIIKIIITD; encoded by the coding sequence ATGCCATTACGAGTTAGCTCCATAGGGGTGATTTTATTATTGATTATACTGCTGCCGCAATGGACAGCGGCTCAGAATTCGCGTGTTGGTGAATGGATAAGCTGCTCCAAAGTGCAAACTGTTAATAGAAAGCCTTCTACTGCGGTTTCAGAGGAAATAACCGTTGGTAATTTCAGGGCAGTTACCCTCTATAGCCCAGCAGAGGCACTGCCGGCAATTAAAAGTGTTCTCTCAAAATGGAACGCTCAGGTAACTACCAACACCCCCATCAAGATAAGCCTTGAGTGGGCAGAAACAGGTAATTTCATGGCTCTGACAAGGCCATCTTCATTTATTAGAAATTTCAGCACCAACACTCCCAACAACATATGGTATCCCATTGCTTTAGCTGAAAAATTAGCTGGAAAAGAACTTAATAATCCAGATGATTTTGAAATTGAGATTAAGCTCAACGCAGGTATTAACTGGTATTTCGGAATTGATGGTAAATGTGATTCTAACCAAATCGATCTCTACACTATTTTGCTCCATGAAATCACCCACGGCATGGGCTTCATTTCCAGTGCAGAGCAAACTCCTGAGGGCGTGATATTTTCTACTGACGAAAGTTTCAGTGTATTCGATCGCCTACTGATGACCGGGGACCATACTCGTTTAATCAATTACGAATCGCCACAATTACTGGAAGACCTTCTTTCTGAGGGTGACATTTTCATTAGTAACACTTCCGATAATGATTCCTATTGGAAATGCTATAGCCCGATCACTTTTTCTTCAGGCGTAAGCCTGAGCCATTGGGATCATGATGAAAACACTTCGAACACGCTAATGAGGCCTTTTTTTGATCCAGGCACTTATTTTCATGAAATAGATGAAAGAACTAATCATGTCTTAAAAAGTATTGGTTGGGATCAAACGGAAAGCAGTCTTATCACCGCCTTTCCCAACCCCGCAAATGATGTAATAAACTTAAAGTGGCCTCCTTATCTGGATAAAATAGATTTAAAAATATACAACTCTCAAGGATTACTCATTCTTTCTCAAAAATTAAATAATACCCCCCATGAAAAGGCCACTGTGCAAGTATCATTATTAGATCAAGGTATGTATTTTATGCATGTGCAGAGTGCTGATTTTCGGGTGAATAAAATTATAAAAATCATTATTACAGATTAA
- a CDS encoding ankyrin repeat domain-containing protein — MNTEKITSLLLLLPLLWINLSSCSHTCSGDIIEDAKSNDMDCIQQYIATAQETIDKTDSHGYTPLLWAIYYGHDDLAIWLIDKGANIDLREGHGENALLMASMQNRPKVAQYLLEKGASVNVKNDENVTPLMYASSYGFTELAKMYAEAGAHLQDTSKEGLTPLAYAALRGNYEITKTLINQGADVNYKTSEDDCILLMMSIQGKDSISQLLISKGADVNYINKYKNTPLIAACRNRHTDMVKLLLESGADPNIPEEQSAYEIAINLENEEIIEVFKQHK, encoded by the coding sequence ATGAATACCGAAAAAATTACTTCCTTACTTTTACTTCTGCCCTTATTATGGATCAACTTATCATCCTGTTCACACACCTGCAGTGGAGATATTATTGAAGATGCGAAGTCAAACGATATGGATTGTATTCAACAGTATATCGCCACTGCCCAAGAAACGATTGACAAAACAGACTCACACGGTTATACGCCATTGTTATGGGCCATTTATTATGGTCATGATGATTTGGCAATATGGCTGATTGATAAAGGTGCTAATATAGACTTACGCGAAGGTCATGGTGAAAATGCATTGCTAATGGCATCTATGCAAAACAGGCCGAAAGTAGCACAATATTTACTGGAAAAAGGGGCCTCAGTAAATGTAAAAAACGATGAAAATGTAACGCCACTGATGTATGCTAGCAGCTATGGGTTTACAGAACTGGCCAAAATGTATGCGGAAGCTGGAGCCCATTTGCAGGACACCAGCAAAGAAGGACTCACTCCTCTCGCCTATGCTGCATTAAGGGGTAATTATGAAATCACTAAAACCCTGATTAACCAAGGGGCCGATGTCAACTACAAAACCTCAGAGGATGATTGCATTCTCCTCATGATGTCCATTCAAGGAAAAGACAGCATCAGTCAACTTCTCATTTCCAAAGGTGCAGATGTGAATTATATCAATAAATATAAGAACACACCTCTTATAGCGGCATGCAGAAACAGGCATACTGATATGGTAAAACTCCTTTTAGAATCAGGGGCTGATCCTAATATTCCTGAAGAACAATCGGCTTATGAAATTGCTATCAACCTTGAAAACGAGGAAATAATCGAAGTATTTAAACAACACAAATGA
- a CDS encoding transposase produces the protein MKRARREFDKEFKQMAVNLCLSGKSTREVADELGLRTELVTRWKREYNEYKEGSFSGHGNQNLTSEQKEIARLKRELREAQLERDILKKAVSIFSKGDNKYSGS, from the coding sequence ATGAAAAGAGCAAGAAGAGAGTTTGACAAGGAGTTTAAACAGATGGCAGTGAACCTGTGCCTGTCAGGAAAAAGTACAAGAGAAGTAGCTGATGAGCTTGGTTTAAGGACTGAGCTGGTTACCCGATGGAAACGTGAATACAATGAGTACAAAGAAGGTAGTTTTTCAGGTCATGGTAATCAGAATTTAACCTCAGAACAAAAGGAGATAGCCCGTTTAAAACGAGAACTGCGTGAAGCCCAACTAGAAAGGGATATTTTAAAAAAGGCAGTAAGCATCTTCTCCAAGGGAGACAACAAATATTCCGGTTCATAA